GGCATGAACTCTATTTGTAGGATAGTGCCTGAAGTTGAGCTGAAATGGCTGAGTTTTGCCTAAAACTTCCGACCCAAGGTCCAATAATGATTTGGTTGAAATTATTGGCTAAATGCCAGAACCGCATTCTGTCCGCCAAAACCGAAGCTAAAGCAGAGAGCATTTTGGACAGCGCGATCGCCCGCTTCCCTCACAAAATTCAAATCAAATTCTGGTTGCTGTAGTCCTACACAAGGCGGCAAAATTTGGTGTCGTAACGCCATGAGGCAAAAAGCAGCGCCAAAAGCTCCAGAGACTCCTAGCGTGTGACCCGTGGCTCCTTTGGTCGAACTCACGAGAACCCTTTGCGGAAACACATGCTGAATCAGATGCGCTTCGTTGCGATCGTTGAGTTGGGTCGCCGTGCCGTGAGCATGGATGTAGTCGATCGCTTCTGGAGTGAGGTGGCTGCGCTTGAGACATTGCTTGACCGCATTGATTGCGGTGCGGCTTGTCGGGTCAGGGGCGCTCATGTGATAACCATCCGCAGTGAAGCCAAACCCTAAAATACGGCCATAGATCGAGGCCGATCGCTGCTGAGCTAACTCGGCTGGTTCTAAGACCAATACAGCCGCTCCTTCCCCCAATACCAAGCCTTCTCGGCGGCGATCGAAAGGGTACGCCCCTGTGGCTGCTAAGGCCCCCATCTGCTGAAACCCAGCTAAAGTCAGAGGAGTAATCGGCGCTTCTACTGCTCCTGCAATCACCCGCTGACATTGCCCCGTTCGTACCAGCTCATAGCCTTGCGCGATCGCCCATAAGCCAGTCGCACAAGCCGCCATTGGTGCCAAAACAGGGCCACCACTGCCGATTTGCCGAGCTGCTGCGATCGCCACTTGCCCTGGCAGTGTATCTAGCCAAGGAAGCGCGATCGGGTCATCCGGTAAAGTTTGGGCCATTAGGCGTTGCCGTACTTGCAGCTCCCATTGGCTTTGATAACTGCGGCTTGAGCCGATCACAACTCCACAGTCAGCTAGAGGAATTGCTAAACCTGCATCTTGTAAAGCTGCGTCTACCACCTGTTCAGCTAAGCAGTTAAGCGTCACTGGGAACTTGCCCAACATGGCTAGAGGACGTGGTTCTAATTCTGGAAAAGGCTGCCGCAGCAAAATTCTGGATTGATTAGCTAGAAGTTTCTGCCAACTCGACTGCAAGGTATCACCCAATGCAGACACTAAGCCAATGCCTGTTACAACTACGTCCACAGCACCTGCTACCTAGCTCACCAGAAAGCGACTTATTGAGGAGAAGGTGAGGGGCTAGGAGTTGCCGCTGCGCCACTCTGCTTCAAGTTTTCAATGCCTTTAGTGACTTTGGCAGACTCAATGCGATCGCCTTGTTGGATTTTATCCACCACATCCATGCCCTGAGTCACATAGCCAAAAACGGCATAATCCCGATCCAGGAATTTCAAATCTGTTAGGGCAACGTAGAACTGCGAAGAAGCAGAGTCGGGAATAGACGCCCTAGCCATTGCCACAGCTCCACGGGTGTGCTTTAGCTGAGGAGCTGCAGCAATACCAGCCGTATCCAATGTTTTGCCATAAACCGGAGATGCGCTGCCTTCTGGCTTAATTTCCAAAGGAATGTTGCGAGGTTGGCCAGTCGCTGGGTCTACAAAACCGCCCGTACCCAATTGTTCTAAGGGGAAATTAGGATCTTTACTTTGCGGATCGCCCCCTTGGACAACAAAGGGTTGCGGCTCTCGGATTACTCGATGAAAGACTAAACCGTCATAAACACCTTGTTGCACCAAGTCCACGAAGTTTCCGGCTGTGATGGGTGCATTTGTGCCATCCACC
This genomic stretch from Trichocoleus sp. FACHB-46 harbors:
- a CDS encoding beta-ketoacyl-ACP synthase — its product is MDVVVTGIGLVSALGDTLQSSWQKLLANQSRILLRQPFPELEPRPLAMLGKFPVTLNCLAEQVVDAALQDAGLAIPLADCGVVIGSSRSYQSQWELQVRQRLMAQTLPDDPIALPWLDTLPGQVAIAAARQIGSGGPVLAPMAACATGLWAIAQGYELVRTGQCQRVIAGAVEAPITPLTLAGFQQMGALAATGAYPFDRRREGLVLGEGAAVLVLEPAELAQQRSASIYGRILGFGFTADGYHMSAPDPTSRTAINAVKQCLKRSHLTPEAIDYIHAHGTATQLNDRNEAHLIQHVFPQRVLVSSTKGATGHTLGVSGAFGAAFCLMALRHQILPPCVGLQQPEFDLNFVREAGDRAVQNALCFSFGFGGQNAVLAFSQ
- a CDS encoding peptidylprolyl isomerase, with the protein product MRRWLVSLLVVSALVAGGCSPQETSPSPSDSSSAATTPSASATPVSSPEPANLPRLEGKATVELTVKGGKPITIEVDGTNAPITAGNFVDLVQQGVYDGLVFHRVIREPQPFVVQGGDPQSKDPNFPLEQLGTGGFVDPATGQPRNIPLEIKPEGSASPVYGKTLDTAGIAAAPQLKHTRGAVAMARASIPDSASSQFYVALTDLKFLDRDYAVFGYVTQGMDVVDKIQQGDRIESAKVTKGIENLKQSGAAATPSPSPSPQ